One genomic window of Trachemys scripta elegans isolate TJP31775 chromosome 15, CAS_Tse_1.0, whole genome shotgun sequence includes the following:
- the CCDC157 gene encoding coiled-coil domain-containing protein 157 isoform X10 yields MEKQLQANNIRISVLEEENSRLRTALAKMKETAQEGVLRLIPQTQLWARSSSRTGSKDGMMDPQKASTGNPSLAHRPPSSTVPHRLASGQASSQSTALQRPPSSHLKPSSAEATWKAMSCVSLPVENSAINTYARLKGKGSAARVQARSAHSPRNHQK; encoded by the exons ATGGAAAAGCAGCTGCAGGCGAACAACATCCGCATCAGCGTCCTGGAGGAAGAGAACTCGCGGCTCAGGACCGCACTAGCCAAAATGAAAGAAACAGCCCAGGAAGGAGTGTTAAGG ctcatCCCACAGACCCAGCTCTGGGCTCGCTCCTCCTCCAGGACTGGCTCCAAGGACGGCATGATGGACCCCCAAAAGGCTTCCACAGG CAACCCTTCCCTCGCACACAGACCTCCAAGCAGCACAGTGCCCCATCGGCTTGCGAGTGGCCAAGCCAGCAGCCAGAGCACAGCACTCCAGAGACCGCCAAGCAGCCATCTAAAGCCATCGTCCGCAGAGGCCACGTGGAAGGCAATGTCCTGCGTCTCCCTTCCAGTCGAGAACTCGGCCATCAACACTTAcgccagactgaaagggaaagGCAGCGCAGCCAGAGTCCAGGCCCGCTCAGCTCACAGCCCCAGGAACCACCAGAAATAG